The Saprospiraceae bacterium genome includes a window with the following:
- a CDS encoding DUF389 domain-containing protein — protein MSENKGIVLKILHYINLDGEVDDFETIHNSIEKEIIFKGTNLWILVFAIIVASVGLNMNSTAVIIGAMLISPLMGPINGMGYGIATYNFELFRKALNNFTFAVLASLVASTTYFAISPVSTAHSELLARTSPTIYDVLIAMFGGLAGIVAISSKQKGNVIPGVAIATALMPPLCTAGYGLATGQFYYFFGALYLFAINTVFIALASTIVSQLLKFPIRTILDKNQKTRVNQWISLVIAITLIPSIYFGYLLVQSEKFKENSFRFIENINIVNGNYLLKHEIEERTKTITLVYGGKSLNEADKVQIIERSQNFNLHEAKILIKEGFSFESSKTTTSELNKLKEENSKLSEELQKKNKLLEENAIEKKKGQEILAEISPLYPQIQSCSFINSVKYLKNDPIGKQVYIVQFTTNTKLSSSDKTKIREWLSIKLELKNFIVLFE, from the coding sequence ATGTCGGAAAATAAAGGGATCGTATTAAAAATACTTCATTATATCAATTTGGATGGTGAAGTGGATGATTTTGAGACGATTCACAATTCTATTGAAAAAGAGATAATCTTTAAAGGCACAAATCTTTGGATTCTGGTCTTTGCCATTATTGTAGCATCCGTTGGTTTAAATATGAACTCTACAGCAGTAATAATCGGTGCCATGTTGATTTCTCCGCTGATGGGCCCGATAAACGGAATGGGTTATGGAATTGCAACCTACAATTTTGAATTATTCAGAAAAGCACTAAATAATTTTACATTTGCTGTCTTAGCCAGTTTGGTCGCATCAACCACATACTTTGCAATTAGTCCTGTTTCAACTGCTCACTCAGAGTTACTTGCCAGAACAAGCCCTACTATTTATGATGTGCTTATCGCAATGTTTGGAGGCCTGGCAGGAATTGTAGCTATAAGCAGTAAACAAAAAGGTAATGTTATCCCCGGAGTAGCCATCGCTACTGCACTGATGCCCCCACTCTGCACTGCAGGTTACGGGCTCGCAACCGGTCAGTTTTATTATTTTTTCGGAGCATTATATCTGTTTGCAATCAACACGGTATTTATTGCGCTCGCTTCTACGATAGTCTCTCAATTACTGAAATTTCCGATCAGAACCATCCTGGATAAAAATCAGAAGACCAGAGTCAATCAATGGATCAGTCTGGTGATTGCAATCACATTGATACCTAGTATATATTTTGGCTATTTATTGGTTCAATCAGAAAAATTCAAAGAAAATTCTTTTAGGTTTATCGAAAACATCAATATTGTAAATGGAAACTATTTGCTAAAACATGAAATCGAGGAGCGTACAAAAACAATTACATTGGTTTATGGTGGAAAATCATTAAATGAAGCAGATAAAGTACAGATTATTGAAAGATCGCAAAATTTTAACTTGCATGAGGCTAAGATTCTGATAAAAGAAGGATTCTCATTTGAATCGTCAAAAACAACCACATCCGAGCTCAATAAGCTTAAAGAAGAAAACAGCAAACTCAGTGAAGAGCTGCAAAAGAAAAATAAACTGCTGGAAGAAAATGCAATTGAAAAGAAAAAAGGTCAGGAAATATTAGCGGAGATAAGTCCTTTATATCCTCAGATACAATCATGTTCATTTATAAATTCAGTAAAATATCTAAAAAATGATCCGATTGGGAAGCAAGTATATATCGTTCAGTTTACAACTAATACTAAACTATCATCCTCCGATAAAACAAAAATCAGAGAATGGTTGAGTATTAAATTAGAGCTGAAAAATTTTATAGTTTTATTTGAATAG
- a CDS encoding fumarylacetoacetate hydrolase family protein: MKIFCIGRNYADHAAELNNPLPSKPMIFMKPSTALLTEGKPFYHPEFSSNIHYELELVLKIRKNGKHVQTEFAGDYYEEIGLGIDFTARDLQDECKSKGHPWEIAKAFDHSAAISMFFPLSDYKKENIKFQLHKNGMVVQNGNTADLIFNFDHLITYISQFFTLQKGDLIFTGTPAGVGKVSIGDRLEGYLESKKVLDCVVK, from the coding sequence ATGAAAATATTTTGTATCGGAAGAAATTATGCAGATCACGCAGCTGAACTAAATAATCCATTGCCGTCAAAACCAATGATATTTATGAAGCCTTCTACTGCTTTATTGACAGAAGGAAAACCTTTTTACCACCCGGAATTCAGTTCCAATATTCATTATGAGCTGGAATTAGTGCTTAAAATCAGGAAAAATGGCAAACATGTTCAGACAGAATTTGCCGGTGACTATTATGAAGAAATCGGATTGGGTATTGATTTTACAGCAAGGGATCTTCAGGACGAATGTAAATCAAAAGGCCACCCATGGGAGATTGCTAAAGCATTTGATCATTCTGCTGCAATCAGTATGTTTTTTCCGCTTTCGGATTATAAAAAAGAAAATATTAAATTTCAACTTCATAAAAATGGCATGGTTGTTCAAAATGGAAACACAGCTGATTTAATTTTTAACTTTGACCATCTGATTACTTATATCAGTCAGTTTTTTACTTTACAAAAAGGAGATTTAATTTTTACAGGTACGCCTGCCGGAGTCGGCAAAGTAAGTATTGGCGACCGATTAGAAGGTTATTTGGAATCAAAAAAAGTATTGGATTGTGTTGTGAAATGA
- a CDS encoding nicotinamide mononucleotide transporter, protein MDFLETVTEPYSDYSRLQIFLELVAAIFGIASVYLISRRNTKGYPTGIFSTGIYTILLYQWGLMGDMMINFYYTAMSIYGWTQWSSHKTEDKKVEILRLNKNDYFPIIFIFIVSFLFTLTVYFLRPVLLLGEHIDLNELKFSFTYLDYTDCFTTSVFLIAMWLMAKRKIENWIFWIIGNIVSIPLYILKGYSITSLQYLIFLILAFYGWNRWNKNIKVVERT, encoded by the coding sequence ATGGATTTTTTAGAAACAGTAACAGAACCTTATTCTGACTATAGTAGATTGCAGATATTTCTGGAACTGGTAGCTGCTATATTCGGTATTGCCAGTGTCTATTTAATAAGCAGAAGAAATACAAAAGGCTACCCTACCGGAATCTTTAGCACAGGGATATATACTATTCTATTATATCAATGGGGCTTGATGGGAGACATGATGATAAATTTTTATTACACTGCAATGAGTATTTACGGATGGACACAATGGTCGTCTCATAAAACGGAAGACAAGAAAGTTGAGATTTTAAGATTAAACAAAAATGACTATTTTCCTATAATCTTTATATTTATAGTTAGTTTTTTATTTACCCTGACAGTTTACTTTTTAAGACCGGTTTTATTATTAGGTGAACATATTGATCTGAATGAATTAAAATTTTCTTTTACATATTTAGATTATACAGATTGCTTTACAACTTCCGTTTTTCTGATTGCCATGTGGTTGATGGCCAAAAGAAAAATTGAAAACTGGATATTTTGGATCATAGGCAATATAGTATCTATACCATTGTATATTCTGAAGGGATATTCAATTACTTCTCTACAGTATCTGATATTTCTGATACTTGCCTTTTATGGTTGGAATAGATGGAATAAAAATATAAAAGTAGTGGAAAGAACTTAA
- a CDS encoding methionine adenosyltransferase, which translates to MPYLFTSESVAEGHPDKVADQISDSLVDHFLAFDPDSKVACETLVTTGQVILAGEVKSNTYLDVQTIARDVIKRIGYTKSEYMFEAHSCGVLSSIHEQSPDINRGVERAKKEDQGAGDQGMMFGYATNETENYMPLALDISHKILQELAEIRKAGKRMKYLRPDAKSQVTIEYADDNKPLRIDSIVVSTQHDDFDEEEVMLAIIKEDIKNIVLPAVALKYPVAIQRLFDHNITYHVNPTGKFVIGGPHGDTGLTGRKIIVDTYGGKGAHGGGAFSGKDPSKVDRSAAYATRHIAKNIVAAGLCNEILVQVSYAIGVAKPTNIYVNTYGTSNVNMTDGEIANKISEIFDMRPYAIEKRLKLRTPIYSETAAYGHMGRTSETKHVEFRDGSGNVKKMTIETFTWEKLDFVDQIKKAFQLK; encoded by the coding sequence ATGCCGTACTTATTTACATCAGAATCCGTTGCAGAAGGTCATCCGGATAAGGTTGCTGATCAGATTTCTGATTCATTAGTAGATCACTTTCTTGCATTTGACCCTGATTCCAAAGTAGCATGCGAAACTCTGGTAACCACCGGACAGGTGATACTCGCAGGAGAAGTTAAATCCAATACGTATCTAGATGTGCAGACTATCGCCAGAGATGTCATCAAAAGAATTGGCTATACAAAGTCAGAATATATGTTTGAAGCGCATTCCTGTGGTGTCTTGTCGTCCATTCATGAGCAGTCACCGGATATCAACAGAGGGGTTGAACGTGCAAAAAAAGAAGATCAGGGAGCGGGTGATCAGGGCATGATGTTTGGATATGCAACTAATGAAACTGAAAATTATATGCCGTTGGCATTGGATATCTCTCACAAAATTCTTCAGGAACTTGCTGAAATAAGGAAGGCTGGGAAAAGAATGAAGTATCTCCGGCCAGATGCAAAATCACAAGTTACTATCGAGTATGCCGATGACAATAAACCACTCAGAATTGACAGTATTGTTGTCTCAACTCAACATGATGATTTTGATGAAGAAGAAGTAATGCTTGCCATCATCAAAGAAGATATTAAAAATATCGTATTACCTGCAGTTGCTCTAAAATATCCCGTTGCGATTCAAAGACTTTTTGATCACAATATCACTTATCATGTCAATCCCACGGGAAAATTTGTTATTGGTGGTCCTCATGGGGATACCGGGCTGACCGGTAGAAAGATTATTGTGGACACATATGGAGGAAAGGGTGCGCATGGTGGTGGTGCTTTCTCCGGTAAAGATCCAAGCAAAGTGGACAGGTCTGCTGCTTATGCAACAAGGCATATTGCAAAAAATATCGTGGCAGCAGGTTTGTGTAATGAAATATTGGTTCAGGTTTCTTATGCAATTGGTGTGGCAAAGCCTACCAATATCTATGTAAATACTTATGGCACATCCAACGTGAATATGACAGATGGAGAGATTGCCAACAAAATATCTGAAATCTTTGATATGCGTCCATACGCAATTGAGAAAAGATTGAAGTTAAGAACTCCTATTTATTCAGAAACTGCTGCGTATGGTCATATGGGACGTACATCAGAAACAAAACATGTAGAGTTTAGAGATGGATCAGGAAATGTTAAAAAAATGACCATTGAAACTTTTACCTGGGAGAAACTTGACTTTGTGGATCAGATAAAAAAAGCATTTCAACTTAAGTAA
- a CDS encoding OmpA family protein, producing the protein MKIKIFICCVLSFIAFSLISQSDTSKVAISRFDKVRTDQKVNKIHIDSRNLMWLATDKGVIKSSGDGSTFQEYLSGKNIADIVTDSKNRVWAGSKNTIFNVETGTSYLLPQADAEIRDIEFFDSQVFAGTNKGLFVLNVTSGKFKTQNSSNSKLPDNNINFLHGDKNKILWIGTDAGYVRVDGEKWEVQDKKYKMLATTENSEGQWIISDKDMFLVNKFNRLFPVKLDPQQYRGKINEFVIDSKGRIYIASDILVRYDPYTETIENYTADAGSLSKSAISLACDKNDNIWIGTNGAGYYKLLFGDIAKEQLNAVIIIERSVSCYNGNNGALKVSVSGGTRPFTYKWNKSNIQGASVNGLSAGVYEVTVTDKFETMTVTSVELVNPEPIKIDVVSNNRVTTPDSPDGSVEIKVSGGKGNYTYLWSNGQKNQNLTKVSSGTYNLNVKDDGGCEASLSVNVKREKFIPDLEASKIALGQKLRINELNFDADSSIITQNSFDVLEEVFEFLNANKAVKVEIGGHTNTIPPHEYCDKLSTERARNVAEFLYSRGIDPSRVSYKGYGKREPLTDSTTRQGRQRNQRVEIKILSI; encoded by the coding sequence ATGAAGATCAAAATTTTTATTTGCTGTGTTTTAAGTTTTATTGCATTCAGTCTGATATCACAGAGTGACACTTCAAAAGTAGCAATCTCCAGATTTGATAAAGTCAGAACGGATCAGAAGGTTAACAAAATCCATATCGACAGCAGAAATTTAATGTGGCTTGCAACGGATAAGGGTGTTATCAAGAGTTCGGGTGATGGAAGTACTTTTCAGGAATATCTCTCCGGAAAAAATATTGCAGATATAGTGACTGATAGTAAAAACAGGGTTTGGGCAGGAAGTAAAAATACAATTTTTAATGTTGAAACCGGAACTTCATACCTTCTTCCTCAAGCGGATGCAGAAATACGGGATATAGAATTCTTTGACAGTCAGGTCTTTGCAGGCACCAACAAAGGACTGTTTGTTTTAAACGTCACTTCAGGAAAATTTAAAACCCAGAATTCAAGTAATTCCAAATTACCGGATAACAATATCAATTTTTTACATGGCGATAAAAACAAAATTTTATGGATAGGCACGGATGCAGGTTATGTCAGGGTTGATGGCGAAAAGTGGGAGGTTCAGGACAAAAAATACAAAATGCTCGCTACCACAGAAAATAGTGAAGGCCAGTGGATAATAAGTGATAAAGACATGTTTTTAGTCAATAAATTCAATAGGCTATTTCCTGTAAAATTAGACCCTCAACAATACAGAGGTAAGATTAATGAATTTGTGATAGACTCAAAAGGTCGTATTTATATAGCTTCAGATATTCTTGTCAGATATGACCCCTATACGGAAACGATTGAAAATTATACGGCTGATGCGGGTTCATTGAGTAAATCGGCAATCAGTCTTGCTTGTGATAAAAATGATAATATCTGGATAGGAACGAATGGGGCAGGATATTACAAACTGTTATTTGGTGACATTGCAAAAGAACAACTCAATGCAGTCATTATTATAGAAAGAAGTGTGAGCTGCTATAATGGAAATAACGGAGCATTGAAAGTAAGCGTATCAGGAGGGACCCGTCCTTTTACTTACAAATGGAATAAAAGTAATATTCAGGGAGCAAGTGTAAACGGGCTTAGCGCAGGTGTATATGAAGTTACTGTGACAGATAAATTTGAAACAATGACCGTTACCTCTGTTGAGTTGGTTAATCCTGAACCTATAAAGATTGATGTAGTCTCAAATAATAGGGTAACTACACCGGATAGCCCGGATGGTTCTGTAGAAATAAAGGTATCAGGAGGTAAAGGGAATTACACATACCTTTGGTCTAATGGACAAAAAAATCAAAATTTAACCAAGGTAAGTTCAGGTACTTATAATCTCAATGTAAAAGACGACGGAGGTTGTGAGGCCAGTCTGTCAGTAAATGTTAAGAGAGAAAAATTTATCCCTGATCTGGAAGCTTCAAAAATTGCTTTGGGTCAGAAACTGCGTATTAATGAGTTGAATTTTGATGCAGACAGCAGCATTATAACTCAAAACAGTTTTGATGTACTGGAAGAAGTGTTTGAATTTTTAAATGCAAATAAAGCAGTGAAAGTTGAAATTGGCGGACATACTAATACCATCCCACCGCATGAATATTGCGACAAGCTATCAACCGAACGAGCCAGAAACGTTGCCGAATTTCTTTATAGTCGGGGTATTGACCCATCCAGAGTAAGCTATAAAGGTTACGGCAAGCGGGAGCCATTGACTGATAGTACTACCCGTCAGGGCAGACAACGAAACCAAAGGGTTGAAATCAAGATTCTCTCAATTTAA
- a CDS encoding CHAP domain-containing protein: MSHFTFLLFGWAILTSFHSIEPERGSIIDYYNKIPVYYNGDKFSSVSGRNVTVDGYNLGLKYQCVEFVKRYYHDKLNHKMKDSYGHAKDYFDKSLSDAAFNKQRGLYQYRNAREVRPEKDDIIVFDKDELNNFGHIAIISEVNEKYIEIVQQNVGKVTRVQIPLVNYYKYWTVADYNVLGWLRK; the protein is encoded by the coding sequence TTGAGTCATTTCACATTTTTACTCTTCGGTTGGGCAATATTGACTTCTTTCCATTCAATAGAACCGGAAAGAGGGAGTATTATTGATTATTATAATAAAATTCCCGTATATTATAACGGTGATAAATTTAGTTCAGTTTCAGGAAGAAACGTTACTGTTGACGGATATAATCTTGGACTAAAGTATCAATGTGTGGAATTTGTCAAGAGGTATTATCACGATAAACTGAACCATAAAATGAAAGACAGTTATGGACACGCAAAGGACTATTTTGACAAAAGCCTGAGTGATGCTGCCTTCAACAAACAAAGGGGACTTTATCAATACAGAAATGCCAGAGAAGTCAGGCCTGAAAAGGATGATATTATCGTTTTTGACAAGGACGAATTAAATAATTTTGGTCATATCGCCATTATTTCAGAAGTAAATGAGAAATATATAGAAATCGTACAACAGAATGTTGGCAAAGTAACAAGGGTTCAAATTCCATTAGTAAATTATTATAAATATTGGACCGTGGCCGATTACAATGTATTGGGGTGGCTTCGCAAATAG
- a CDS encoding carboxypeptidase-like regulatory domain-containing protein, whose product MRLVLICLTLAFTGIMQAFSQSGTIEGIILDADTKESQIGAYVLIDGTSEGTTTDIDGLFVLRVAPGTYTIAISSLGYETIKIENVVVEQGKKTELNAALKTESLVLAEVMITDYKKTNTDVAVLLEIKQAKQVVSAISSQQIQKSQDSNAAQVMQRIPGVTIVENRFVMIRGLSERYNNVMINNVIAPSTEVDKRTFSFDLVSSNALDKMLIYKSGSADMPGDFAGGVIKLFTVDNVDENFTKLSLGLGMRPGTTFSPYFQSQGSSTDWLGFDNGYRGLPSTFPTTSALAGSARNADIRKAAAHSLPNNFVAQESMATLDYSVGLSFGRNIDLGNGKKLSTINSISYSNSYQYYVRDFHRYFEWVDQSQPILQRFVFNDDTYQKENKITVLSNWNYRINANNRIKFKNLFNQIGENETVLRNGFDFIQRPDDNLRNYLLGYRSRSIYTGQLEGEHNLSEKNNLRWVFGGSYLNESEPDLRRFRTYRAQNAPENLNYTMQLPPSSNLFETGRYFGSLNEFSVNHGVDYTYKLGEESAKQITLKTGYYADYRDRDFSSRYISYLYPGFFNPEIGRELSMNSLDKIFSNENIKTTDGLVIEEGTRPIDSYQASNLLFSGYFSTEIPFNEFNFIGGVRVENNTQTMTSRNDFEVIEVKNPVTSFMPFGNLSYNLTSKSILRAAYGRTVNRPEFRELAPFLFYDYKLEAGRVGNPNLVTATIDNLDLRYEFYPRSGEIISIGGFYKYFNDPIENRTIITTEQPQFTFINAEFARNYGAELEIRKSLKGVTGSSFIDNFSVNMNASIIFSEVDLGSSAVAQKRERALQGQSPYIVNTALYYANQSNLNINLIYNVFGARIFSVGDDLFPTIYELPRNSFDISISKQVGKRVTYKLGVQDLLNARYRFFQDSDRNEKIDDKDNVIFSFRRGSLFSLSATYNLF is encoded by the coding sequence ATGAGATTGGTATTAATATGTTTAACACTCGCCTTTACGGGAATAATGCAAGCGTTTTCCCAGTCAGGCACTATCGAAGGCATCATTCTTGATGCTGACACGAAGGAGTCCCAGATTGGGGCTTATGTACTTATAGACGGTACTTCTGAAGGAACTACCACAGATATCGACGGACTTTTCGTTTTAAGAGTGGCACCGGGTACTTATACGATTGCTATTTCAAGTTTAGGTTATGAAACCATCAAAATTGAAAATGTTGTGGTGGAGCAAGGTAAAAAAACTGAACTGAATGCAGCTTTGAAAACAGAGAGCTTAGTTTTGGCAGAGGTTATGATTACGGACTACAAAAAAACAAACACCGATGTCGCTGTTCTTTTAGAAATTAAGCAAGCCAAACAGGTGGTTAGTGCTATTTCGAGCCAACAAATTCAAAAGTCACAGGACAGTAATGCGGCTCAGGTAATGCAAAGAATTCCCGGAGTAACAATTGTTGAAAACAGATTTGTGATGATACGTGGATTGAGTGAAAGATACAATAATGTGATGATCAACAATGTCATTGCACCCAGTACGGAAGTAGATAAAAGAACTTTTTCTTTTGATCTGGTTTCCAGTAATGCGTTGGATAAAATGTTAATCTACAAATCAGGTTCAGCTGACATGCCGGGCGATTTTGCCGGAGGTGTAATAAAATTATTCACTGTTGATAATGTTGATGAAAACTTTACAAAATTGAGTTTGGGGTTAGGTATGCGACCGGGCACGACATTTTCTCCTTATTTTCAAAGTCAGGGGTCGTCAACAGACTGGTTGGGATTTGACAATGGTTACAGAGGGTTACCATCAACCTTTCCAACTACAAGTGCCTTGGCAGGGTCTGCAAGAAATGCAGATATCAGGAAAGCTGCAGCACATTCACTACCTAATAATTTCGTTGCACAAGAATCGATGGCTACACTTGATTATTCTGTGGGTTTAAGTTTCGGACGTAATATAGATTTAGGAAATGGCAAAAAGCTTTCAACCATAAATAGTATTTCCTACTCAAATTCCTATCAGTATTATGTAAGAGATTTTCACAGATATTTTGAATGGGTAGATCAAAGTCAGCCAATCCTGCAAAGATTTGTATTTAACGATGATACATACCAGAAGGAAAATAAAATAACAGTTTTATCCAACTGGAATTACAGAATCAATGCAAATAACAGAATTAAATTTAAGAATTTATTTAACCAGATTGGAGAAAACGAAACTGTGTTAAGAAATGGATTCGACTTCATTCAAAGACCGGATGATAATTTAAGAAACTATTTGCTTGGATATAGATCCAGATCTATTTACACAGGACAATTAGAAGGAGAGCACAATCTCTCAGAGAAAAATAACCTTAGATGGGTATTCGGTGGAAGTTATCTAAATGAATCGGAACCTGACTTAAGAAGATTCAGAACTTATCGTGCTCAGAATGCACCTGAGAATTTGAACTATACCATGCAATTACCTCCGAGTTCCAATCTATTTGAAACCGGAAGATATTTCGGTTCACTGAACGAGTTTTCAGTAAATCATGGTGTGGATTACACTTACAAACTTGGAGAAGAATCAGCAAAACAGATTACACTAAAAACAGGATATTATGCTGATTACAGAGACCGGGATTTTTCTTCAAGGTACATATCTTATCTGTATCCGGGATTTTTTAATCCGGAAATAGGAAGAGAATTGAGCATGAATTCTTTGGACAAAATCTTTAGTAATGAAAACATCAAGACAACGGACGGATTGGTAATTGAAGAAGGAACCAGACCTATTGATTCTTATCAGGCAAGCAATTTGTTGTTTTCAGGTTATTTTAGTACTGAAATCCCATTTAATGAATTCAACTTTATCGGAGGGGTTAGAGTTGAAAATAATACTCAAACGATGACCAGCAGGAATGACTTTGAAGTAATAGAGGTAAAAAATCCGGTTACATCATTTATGCCTTTCGGAAATTTGTCTTACAACTTAACAAGCAAATCAATATTAAGAGCTGCTTATGGTCGTACGGTCAACAGACCTGAATTCAGAGAATTGGCTCCGTTCTTATTTTATGATTACAAATTGGAAGCGGGTAGGGTAGGTAATCCCAATCTTGTAACTGCTACTATTGACAATCTTGATTTAAGATACGAATTTTACCCAAGATCTGGTGAAATTATTTCAATTGGTGGTTTTTATAAGTACTTTAATGACCCGATTGAAAACAGAACAATCATTACGACAGAGCAGCCGCAATTTACATTTATCAATGCTGAGTTTGCAAGAAATTATGGTGCAGAATTGGAAATCAGAAAATCATTGAAAGGAGTAACCGGAAGTTCTTTTATAGATAATTTTTCTGTAAACATGAATGCGTCTATTATTTTCTCTGAAGTAGATTTGGGTAGTTCTGCTGTTGCCCAAAAAAGAGAAAGAGCACTTCAAGGTCAGTCTCCTTATATTGTTAACACTGCGTTGTACTATGCTAACCAAAGCAATTTGAATATCAATCTGATTTATAATGTATTTGGTGCCAGGATATTTTCAGTGGGGGATGACTTATTTCCTACTATCTATGAGTTGCCAAGAAATAGTTTTGATATATCCATCAGCAAGCAAGTTGGCAAAAGAGTGACTTATAAATTAGGCGTTCAGGATTTATTAAATGCCAGATACAGATTCTTCCAGGATTCAGACAGAAATGAAAAAATTGATGATAAAGATAATGTAATTTTCTCCTTCAGAAGGGGGTCATTATTCTCATTGTCAGCGACTTATAATCTTTTTTAA
- a CDS encoding ABC transporter permease → MKIFIKIIWESLLQALGSLIANKLRTFLSLLGITIGIFCIIAVKSAVDSLQKNIEDGFSELGSDVIYIDKMPWTEDPGQNFWKYAKRPNPSYEDYLAIKKRSKLAENTSFTVFTGGRTIKYESNSVSNAFIMGPSFEYAEIQNLKLEEGRYFTSSEYETGANKIILGNKIYNELFKNINGVGKIVKLFGQNFQVIGFMEPEGENLFNFINFDDVIWINLNTARKFISISDNSNIGRMLNVKANPGIDIQELKGETASILRANRRLKPLEDDNFALNELSMLSQVLDSVFGIINIAGFLIGIFALIVGMFSVANIMFVSVKERTNVIGIKKALGAKRYIILMEFLIEAIILCIIGGAIGLIFVFATLKVISALSPIEMNLSFINIMIGVISSVVVGIISGFLPALQASGMNPVEAIRS, encoded by the coding sequence ATGAAAATATTTATAAAAATTATATGGGAAAGTTTATTGCAGGCATTAGGTTCGTTAATAGCCAATAAACTGCGTACCTTTCTTTCATTATTGGGAATTACGATTGGGATTTTTTGTATTATAGCGGTTAAATCTGCTGTTGATTCACTGCAAAAGAATATTGAAGATGGTTTTAGTGAATTGGGAAGCGATGTCATTTACATTGATAAAATGCCCTGGACAGAAGACCCCGGTCAGAACTTCTGGAAATACGCAAAAAGACCAAATCCTTCTTATGAAGACTACCTGGCAATAAAAAAAAGAAGTAAGCTTGCAGAAAACACTTCATTCACCGTCTTTACAGGTGGGCGTACGATCAAATATGAAAGCAATTCAGTGTCCAATGCATTTATAATGGGGCCAAGCTTTGAATATGCTGAAATCCAAAATCTCAAACTGGAAGAAGGGAGATATTTTACATCCAGCGAATATGAAACAGGAGCCAATAAGATTATTCTGGGTAACAAAATTTATAATGAACTTTTTAAAAATATAAATGGTGTTGGTAAAATTGTGAAATTATTCGGACAAAATTTTCAGGTGATCGGATTTATGGAACCTGAAGGTGAAAATCTATTTAATTTTATAAATTTTGATGATGTTATATGGATCAATTTAAACACTGCAAGAAAATTTATCAGCATTTCTGACAACTCAAACATCGGCAGAATGTTGAATGTCAAAGCAAACCCTGGTATTGATATTCAGGAATTAAAAGGCGAAACAGCGAGCATTCTAAGGGCAAACCGTAGATTAAAACCATTGGAAGATGATAATTTTGCCTTGAACGAATTGTCAATGTTATCTCAGGTGCTTGACAGTGTTTTTGGAATTATTAATATCGCCGGATTTCTTATAGGTATTTTTGCTTTGATTGTAGGTATGTTCAGTGTGGCTAACATTATGTTTGTATCTGTGAAAGAAAGGACAAATGTGATTGGAATAAAAAAAGCATTAGGCGCCAAACGATATATTATATTGATGGAATTTCTGATTGAAGCTATTATTTTATGTATCATCGGCGGAGCCATCGGTTTAATTTTTGTTTTTGCTACATTAAAGGTCATTTCTGCACTTTCTCCGATAGAAATGAATTTATCTTTTATCAATATCATGATCGGTGTGATATCTTCTGTGGTTGTAGGAATTATCTCTGGATTTCTGCCGGCATTACAGGCTTCAGGTATGAATCCGGTCGAAGCTATCAGATCATAA